Proteins encoded by one window of Gordonia jinghuaiqii:
- the rsmD gene encoding 16S rRNA (guanine(966)-N(2))-methyltransferase RsmD, translating to MTRIIAGELRGRRLRVPDEGTRPTSDRVRESVFNMLDARFDLDGMSVLDLYAGSGALGIEAVSRGAADVTFVDSGRKAAATIGANVKACGIASSATVLARSVSAYLSSSPERVFDLVFSDPPYDLDAQTIAADLGHLVSRLADGALVVVERSTRSRGDIWPEGFEAVLDKSYGDTRVEVGVRI from the coding sequence ATGACGAGGATCATCGCGGGCGAGCTGCGGGGGCGGCGTCTGCGCGTCCCGGACGAGGGGACCCGGCCCACATCGGATCGGGTTCGCGAGTCGGTGTTCAACATGCTCGACGCTCGCTTCGATCTCGACGGCATGTCGGTGCTCGACCTCTACGCGGGATCTGGCGCCCTGGGCATCGAGGCGGTGTCCCGCGGTGCCGCCGACGTCACGTTCGTGGACTCCGGACGTAAGGCCGCAGCGACGATCGGCGCCAATGTGAAGGCCTGTGGAATCGCATCCTCCGCCACCGTACTCGCGCGTTCGGTGTCTGCCTACCTGTCGTCTTCTCCGGAGCGCGTCTTCGATCTCGTCTTCTCCGACCCGCCCTACGACCTCGATGCGCAGACGATCGCCGCGGACCTCGGTCATCTGGTCTCCCGGCTCGCCGACGGTGCGCTGGTCGTGGTGGAGAGGTCGACGCGCTCACGCGGCGACATCTGGCCCGAGGGTTTCGAGGCGGTCCTGGACAAGTCGTACGGCGACACCCGGGTGGAGGTCGGCGTCCGTATCTGA